From Neisseria musculi, the proteins below share one genomic window:
- the lptE gene encoding LPS assembly lipoprotein LptE: MKKILSAAAVMLAAGCGFHLKGTGGISGALPYPSWYIANGQSMQRPLENALRRAGGKPVQASEAQATVTVNHIGTRRDVFTVTRAAVINEYLLVLQVQAQAYAGGRALGEPVTVQVARKIDYSDSEVLGKAEEENTVWEEMRADAAGQIVTRLTFLKAQ; encoded by the coding sequence ATGAAAAAGATTTTATCGGCTGCCGCCGTGATGCTGGCGGCCGGCTGCGGTTTTCATCTGAAAGGCACAGGCGGCATCTCCGGCGCGCTGCCTTACCCGTCTTGGTATATAGCCAACGGCCAATCCATGCAGCGGCCGCTCGAAAACGCCTTGCGCCGCGCCGGCGGTAAACCGGTGCAGGCATCCGAAGCACAGGCCACGGTCACGGTAAACCATATCGGCACCCGCCGCGATGTGTTCACCGTTACCCGCGCAGCAGTCATCAACGAATACCTGCTGGTGTTGCAGGTGCAGGCGCAGGCCTATGCCGGCGGCAGAGCGCTGGGTGAGCCGGTAACGGTGCAGGTGGCGCGCAAAATCGATTATTCCGACAGCGAAGTGCTGGGCAAGGCCGAAGAAGAAAACACCGTTTGGGAAGAAATGCGTGCCGATGCCGCCGGGCAGATTGTTACCCGGCTGACTTTTCTGAAAGCGCAGTAA
- the ttcA gene encoding tRNA 2-thiocytidine(32) synthetase TtcA, whose translation MSRKPKHELENNKLNKRLRHAVGDAVNDFNMIENGDKIMVCLSGGKDSYALLDILRQLQASAPVDFDLLAVNLDQKQPGFPEHVLPEYLQSIGVPYKIIEEDTYSVVKRVIGEGKTTCSLCSRLRRGVLYRAAKESGCTKIALGHHRDDILETLFLNMFYGGKLKAMPPKLVSDNGEHIVIRPLAYVKEKDLARYAGLKQFPIIPCNLCGSQPNLQRQVIKEMLQDWDKRFPGRIESMFAALQNVVPSHLADTGLFDFAGLQRGQKLKHGGDLAFDKEILPPRFSDGLRAENGETILPAAAPKKVINILASKPQ comes from the coding sequence ATGTCTAGAAAACCCAAACACGAACTCGAAAACAATAAATTGAACAAACGTTTGCGCCATGCTGTCGGCGATGCCGTAAACGATTTCAACATGATTGAAAACGGCGACAAAATCATGGTGTGTCTCTCGGGCGGCAAAGACAGCTATGCGCTTTTGGATATTCTGCGCCAGCTGCAGGCATCTGCACCGGTGGATTTCGATCTGCTGGCCGTCAATCTCGATCAAAAACAGCCCGGTTTTCCCGAGCATGTTTTGCCTGAATATCTCCAAAGCATCGGCGTGCCGTATAAAATCATCGAAGAAGACACTTATTCTGTGGTCAAACGCGTAATCGGAGAAGGCAAAACCACCTGCTCGCTGTGCAGCCGCCTGCGCCGGGGCGTGCTTTACCGCGCGGCCAAAGAATCGGGCTGCACCAAAATCGCGCTGGGCCACCACCGCGACGATATTCTCGAAACCCTGTTTCTGAATATGTTTTACGGCGGCAAACTCAAAGCCATGCCGCCCAAACTGGTGAGCGACAACGGCGAACACATCGTTATCCGCCCGCTGGCGTATGTGAAAGAAAAAGACTTGGCGCGCTATGCCGGGCTGAAGCAGTTTCCGATTATCCCCTGCAACTTGTGCGGCTCGCAGCCCAACCTGCAGCGGCAGGTGATTAAGGAAATGCTGCAAGATTGGGACAAGCGCTTTCCCGGCCGCATCGAGAGTATGTTTGCCGCGCTGCAAAACGTGGTGCCCTCCCACTTGGCCGACACCGGTTTGTTTGACTTTGCCGGCTTGCAGCGCGGCCAGAAACTGAAACACGGCGGTGATTTGGCTTTCGATAAAGAAATCCTGCCGCCACGGTTTTCAGACGGCCTCAGGGCAGAAAACGGCGAAACCATACTGCCCGCCGCCGCGCCGAAAAAAGTGATCAATATTTTGGCCAGCAAACCCCAATAA
- the ccoS gene encoding cbb3-type cytochrome oxidase assembly protein CcoS: MESVFILIPISIILAFLIAYFFWWSGKSGQFDDLEGPAHRILMDDDSTDRPDAGKPRETQQNEP; this comes from the coding sequence ATGGAAAGCGTGTTTATTCTGATACCCATCAGCATTATTCTGGCCTTTCTGATTGCCTATTTTTTCTGGTGGTCGGGCAAAAGCGGCCAGTTTGACGATTTGGAAGGCCCGGCACACCGCATCTTGATGGACGATGATTCTACCGACCGGCCGGATGCCGGCAAACCTCGGGAAACGCAGCAAAATGAGCCTTAA
- a CDS encoding MFS transporter — protein sequence MSLKDNLDFSTSRRFAPLFGTQFLGAFNDNLFKTALFVMISFYGLGQNDFLPAGQMLNLGALLFILPYFLFSAISGQLSTKFDKAKLARAVKLLEIAVMAAAAFGFYIRSAPLLLFCLFCMGAQSTLFGPLKYAILPDYLNDEELIMGNSLIESGTFLAILSGQILGTAVAGIPPHIIGIMVVAVAAAGTLTSLFMPSVPAKNPAARLEPNIAKGTWVLLEETFAQRKLCAAIIGISWFWFVGSVYTTQLPTFTQIHLGGNDNVFNLMLTLFSVGIAAGSLLCAKASHRRLHLGWVVVGALGLTVSGLVLVWLTHGRHFTELQGLGWFLSQANAYPVILAMVAIGFFGGFFSVPLYTWLQTASSDAFRAHAVAANNIVNGLFMVTAALLSAALLWLFDSITLLYLTVAAGNLPLIAYLVKLEPQFFSDLKSCLKKSSG from the coding sequence ATGAGCCTTAAAGACAACCTGGATTTCTCCACCAGCCGCCGCTTTGCCCCGCTTTTCGGCACGCAGTTTCTCGGCGCGTTCAACGACAATCTGTTTAAAACCGCGCTGTTTGTGATGATCAGTTTCTACGGCCTGGGGCAGAACGATTTTCTGCCCGCCGGCCAGATGCTCAATCTCGGTGCGCTGCTGTTTATCCTGCCCTATTTTCTGTTTTCGGCCATTTCGGGGCAGCTGAGCACCAAGTTCGACAAAGCCAAACTCGCCCGCGCGGTCAAACTGTTGGAAATCGCGGTAATGGCGGCGGCAGCGTTTGGCTTTTATATCCGCTCCGCCCCCCTGCTGCTGTTCTGCCTGTTTTGCATGGGCGCGCAATCCACCCTGTTCGGCCCGCTGAAATATGCCATACTGCCCGATTATCTCAACGATGAAGAGCTGATTATGGGCAACAGCCTGATTGAATCGGGCACGTTTTTGGCGATTTTGTCCGGCCAGATTCTCGGCACCGCCGTGGCGGGCATTCCGCCGCACATCATCGGCATCATGGTGGTGGCAGTGGCGGCGGCAGGCACGCTTACCAGCCTGTTTATGCCGTCTGTACCCGCCAAAAACCCTGCCGCCCGCCTCGAACCCAACATCGCCAAAGGCACTTGGGTGCTGCTGGAAGAAACCTTCGCCCAACGCAAACTCTGCGCCGCCATCATCGGCATTTCGTGGTTTTGGTTTGTCGGCTCGGTCTATACCACCCAACTGCCCACGTTCACGCAAATCCATCTGGGCGGCAACGATAATGTGTTCAATCTGATGCTGACGCTGTTTTCTGTCGGCATCGCCGCCGGCTCCCTACTGTGCGCCAAAGCCAGCCACCGGCGGCTGCACTTGGGATGGGTGGTGGTTGGCGCACTCGGCCTCACCGTCAGCGGGCTGGTGCTGGTTTGGCTCACGCACGGCCGGCACTTTACCGAACTGCAAGGCTTGGGCTGGTTTTTGTCGCAGGCCAACGCTTACCCCGTTATCCTTGCCATGGTTGCCATCGGCTTTTTCGGCGGCTTTTTCTCGGTGCCGCTCTACACTTGGCTGCAAACCGCCAGCAGCGATGCTTTCCGCGCCCATGCCGTAGCCGCCAACAATATCGTAAACGGTCTGTTTATGGTTACTGCCGCCCTCTTGAGCGCCGCCCTGCTGTGGCTGTTTGACAGCATCACCCTGCTTTATCTGACGGTGGCGGCGGGCAATCTGCCGCTGATTGCTTATTTGGTCAAACTCGAACCGCAGTTTTTCAGTGATTTGAAAAGTTGTCTGAAAAAATCATCCGGCTAA
- a CDS encoding YagU family protein gives MTKLCASPANRKVILWTTLIGGFFSSLVKWGSEVNMPPRMPGEISPPGANIDAWLGWLGFNQHSLDYTFQGNSILGAVTLYHWLLSFVFAFVYVWISAYWPKIRLWYGAFYGIVITVVMHGLLIPMFGFRNPAYADGAVGWMWNLNAAEHLSEFFGHIYWSVSIEVCMIAVLAYYARPIKGDWVER, from the coding sequence ATGACCAAATTATGCGCTTCTCCCGCCAACCGGAAAGTCATTCTCTGGACCACCCTGATCGGCGGCTTTTTCAGCTCGCTGGTGAAGTGGGGATCCGAGGTGAATATGCCGCCGCGCATGCCCGGCGAAATTTCCCCTCCGGGAGCCAATATTGATGCCTGGTTGGGCTGGCTGGGCTTCAACCAGCATTCGCTGGACTACACGTTTCAGGGCAACAGCATTTTGGGGGCTGTAACGCTATACCATTGGCTGCTCAGCTTTGTGTTTGCATTTGTGTATGTGTGGATTTCGGCCTATTGGCCGAAAATCCGCCTGTGGTACGGCGCGTTTTACGGCATTGTGATCACCGTGGTGATGCACGGCCTGCTGATTCCGATGTTCGGCTTCCGTAACCCCGCGTATGCCGATGGTGCGGTAGGCTGGATGTGGAACCTTAACGCAGCCGAGCATCTGAGCGAGTTTTTCGGCCACATTTATTGGTCGGTATCCATCGAAGTGTGCATGATTGCCGTGCTGGCTTATTATGCGCGACCGATTAAGGGCGATTGGGTAGAACGCTAA
- a CDS encoding LapA family protein, with protein sequence MDNKTKLRLGGLAVLATAVLSLIFVLFTDSWPVAIVLAVAVMAGVIGGMIWTTRRQQRHFLERLKKFDIDPEKGRVNEANLRRMYHTGGQAQKDAVTVICLSQKCSVEEAHAMMKNRPTRQQMNQMAQQQMKGQRRPHR encoded by the coding sequence ATGGATAACAAAACCAAACTCCGCCTGGGCGGCTTGGCCGTTTTAGCCACAGCCGTGCTGAGCCTGATATTCGTTTTATTTACCGACTCATGGCCGGTGGCCATCGTGTTGGCCGTTGCCGTAATGGCGGGCGTAATCGGCGGCATGATTTGGACAACGCGCCGTCAGCAGCGCCATTTTCTCGAGCGTCTGAAAAAATTCGATATTGATCCCGAAAAAGGCCGCGTCAATGAAGCCAACCTGCGCCGAATGTACCACACCGGCGGCCAGGCACAAAAAGACGCCGTTACCGTTATCTGCCTGTCGCAGAAATGCTCGGTGGAGGAGGCGCACGCCATGATGAAAAACCGCCCGACCCGCCAACAGATGAACCAAATGGCGCAACAGCAGATGAAAGGACAACGCAGGCCGCACCGCTGA
- the holA gene encoding DNA polymerase III subunit delta: MAAADTGGFSPDQPLKSLYVIHGEEDLLRVEALDNLRAAAKKQGYLNREVYTADNSFDWNELLQSAGSMGLFADLKLLEIHIPSGKPGKNGGDALQTLAARLPEDTVTVVVLPKLERAQTQAKWFASLAAHGVVLEAKAVTGAALPQWIRSRLNRLNLDIEADALALFAERVEGNLLAAKQEIDKLALLHPAGHLVDLADAEAAVANVARFDVFQLAGAWMGADAPRVARLLDSLEAEGEEPVLLLWAVAEDVRTLIRLAAALKQGQSVQAVRNSLRLWGERQTLAPAALKRIGAARLIEALQTCARIDRIIKGAEAGNAWSEFKQLVTGLAR, from the coding sequence ATGGCGGCAGCAGACACCGGCGGATTTTCGCCCGATCAGCCGCTCAAATCCCTGTATGTGATACACGGCGAAGAAGACCTGCTGCGTGTGGAGGCGTTGGACAACCTGCGCGCCGCCGCCAAAAAGCAGGGCTATCTCAACCGCGAAGTCTATACCGCCGACAACAGTTTCGATTGGAACGAACTTCTGCAGTCGGCAGGCAGCATGGGGCTGTTTGCCGATTTGAAACTGTTGGAAATCCATATCCCTAGTGGCAAACCCGGCAAAAACGGCGGCGATGCGCTGCAAACGCTGGCCGCGCGCCTGCCCGAAGACACAGTAACCGTGGTGGTGCTGCCCAAGCTGGAGCGCGCCCAAACCCAGGCCAAATGGTTTGCTTCGCTGGCGGCGCACGGTGTGGTGCTGGAAGCCAAAGCCGTTACCGGTGCCGCGCTGCCGCAATGGATACGCAGCCGTCTGAACCGCCTCAATCTCGATATCGAAGCCGATGCGCTGGCATTATTTGCCGAGCGTGTAGAAGGCAACCTGCTGGCCGCCAAACAGGAAATCGACAAACTCGCACTGCTGCACCCGGCAGGACATTTAGTCGATCTGGCCGATGCCGAAGCTGCCGTTGCCAATGTGGCCCGTTTTGATGTGTTCCAGCTTGCCGGCGCATGGATGGGCGCAGATGCCCCCCGCGTAGCGCGCCTGCTCGACAGTTTGGAGGCGGAAGGCGAAGAGCCCGTGTTGCTGCTGTGGGCAGTGGCCGAAGATGTCCGCACCCTTATCCGCCTTGCCGCCGCGCTGAAACAGGGGCAGAGCGTGCAGGCCGTACGCAACAGTCTGCGTCTGTGGGGTGAGCGGCAGACACTCGCGCCGGCCGCACTCAAACGCATCGGTGCCGCCCGCCTGATCGAAGCCCTGCAAACCTGCGCCCGTATCGACCGCATCATCAAAGGCGCAGAAGCCGGCAATGCATGGAGCGAGTTCAAACAATTGGTTACGGGATTGGCACGATAA
- a CDS encoding YgfZ/GcvT domain-containing protein yields MQTRLPFFSLIRASGSDRFAFLHSQLSNDINNLQPGAACYATYNTPKGRVIANMLVLNCGEYLLLALAADLAETITKRLRMFVLRAQVVLEPLPNFAVAGELPPQIPPQPASEPTHTFTAEEQNSVWTVTLPHRGRLKIGPAAALPEYHAAAENSWNTHEILSGYPWISAATSESCVAQMLNQHTIGGIHFKKGCYPGQEIIARAQYRGQVKRGLTILESSAPATAGATVRSGSEEAGIIINSATASSGSINLAVIKFSAAQNPLTDARGTPLTLERTFFPSDHN; encoded by the coding sequence ATGCAAACCCGCTTACCGTTTTTCAGCCTGATCCGCGCCAGCGGCAGCGACCGCTTCGCCTTTTTACACAGCCAGCTTTCCAACGACATCAACAACCTGCAACCCGGCGCAGCCTGTTACGCCACCTACAACACCCCCAAAGGCCGCGTAATTGCCAATATGCTGGTGCTCAACTGCGGCGAATACCTGCTACTGGCGCTGGCTGCCGATTTGGCCGAAACCATAACCAAACGCCTGCGTATGTTTGTTTTGCGCGCCCAAGTTGTGCTTGAGCCGCTGCCAAACTTTGCCGTTGCCGGCGAACTGCCGCCGCAAATCCCGCCCCAGCCTGCATCAGAACCCACCCACACATTTACCGCCGAAGAACAAAACAGCGTGTGGACGGTTACCTTACCCCACCGAGGCCGTCTGAAAATCGGCCCCGCCGCCGCCCTGCCCGAATACCATGCCGCAGCCGAAAACAGCTGGAACACACACGAAATCCTCAGCGGCTACCCCTGGATCAGCGCCGCCACCAGCGAAAGCTGCGTTGCCCAAATGCTCAACCAACACACCATCGGCGGCATACATTTCAAAAAAGGCTGCTACCCGGGGCAGGAAATCATCGCCCGCGCCCAATACCGGGGCCAAGTCAAACGCGGCTTGACCATACTTGAAAGCAGCGCGCCCGCAACCGCAGGGGCAACAGTGCGCAGCGGCAGCGAAGAAGCCGGCATCATCATCAACAGCGCAACGGCAAGCAGCGGCAGCATCAATTTGGCCGTGATAAAATTTTCCGCTGCACAAAATCCCTTAACCGATGCCCGCGGCACCCCCCTAACTCTTGAGCGTACATTTTTTCCATCCGATCACAATTAA
- the ppsR gene encoding posphoenolpyruvate synthetase regulatory kinase/phosphorylase PpsR, with product MARRSAFFISDRTGITSESMGEALLDQFEGISFKRATYPFVDTPDKARAAVRIINAAAAESGLRPLVFTSIINDEIRSIIKNCEGLHLSFFDAFLGTIERELGLTARHSVGRTHGIGDTQRYDARMEAVNFSLNHDDGISGKDLKDADVILMGVSRSGKTPTCLYLALQYGIRAANYPLTPDDLESSDLPHMVKPHKHKLYGLTILPERLQAIRHERRPDSTYSQLNTCRREVADAQAMFRTHNIPFTNTTDKSVEELAVNIMQACHLKRRF from the coding sequence ATGGCGCGCCGTTCTGCTTTTTTTATTTCCGACCGCACCGGTATCACATCGGAGAGCATGGGCGAGGCTCTGCTCGACCAGTTTGAAGGCATCAGCTTCAAGCGTGCCACCTATCCTTTTGTGGACACGCCCGACAAAGCCCGTGCAGCAGTACGGATTATCAATGCCGCCGCAGCCGAAAGCGGCCTGCGCCCGCTGGTGTTCACCAGCATCATCAATGACGAAATCCGCAGTATCATTAAAAATTGCGAAGGGCTGCATTTGAGCTTTTTCGATGCTTTTCTCGGCACCATAGAGCGCGAACTGGGGCTGACCGCCCGCCATTCGGTCGGCCGCACCCACGGCATCGGCGACACCCAGCGTTACGATGCGCGCATGGAAGCGGTGAATTTTTCGCTCAACCACGACGACGGCATCAGCGGCAAAGATTTGAAAGACGCCGATGTGATTCTGATGGGCGTATCGCGCTCGGGCAAAACCCCCACCTGCCTGTATCTCGCGCTGCAATACGGCATACGCGCCGCCAACTACCCGCTCACCCCTGATGATTTGGAAAGCAGCGATCTGCCGCACATGGTCAAACCCCACAAACACAAACTCTACGGCCTCACCATTCTGCCCGAGCGCCTTCAGGCCATACGCCACGAACGCCGCCCCGATTCCACCTATTCGCAGCTCAACACCTGCAGGCGCGAGGTTGCCGATGCACAGGCCATGTTCCGCACCCACAATATCCCGTTCACCAACACCACCGACAAATCGGTGGAAGAATTGGCCGTAAACATTATGCAGGCCTGCCATCTGAAGCGGCGTTTCTAA
- the dcd gene encoding dCTP deaminase, with amino-acid sequence MSIKSDKWIRRMAEQYGMIEPFEPNQIKEQGGRRIISYGTSSYGYDIRCANEFKIFTNINSTIVDPKNFDLKNFVTVEDDCCIIPPNSFALARTVEYFRIPRSILTVCLGKSTYARCGIIVNVTPFEPEWEGYVTLEFSNTTPLPAKIYAGEGVAQVLFFESDEVCETSYKDRNGKYMGQTGVTLPKT; translated from the coding sequence ATGTCGATTAAATCAGACAAGTGGATTCGCCGCATGGCCGAACAGTACGGCATGATCGAGCCGTTCGAGCCGAACCAGATCAAAGAGCAAGGCGGCCGCAGAATCATTTCATACGGCACCTCGAGCTATGGCTACGATATCCGCTGCGCCAATGAATTCAAAATTTTCACCAACATCAACAGCACCATTGTCGACCCCAAAAATTTCGATCTGAAAAACTTTGTTACCGTGGAAGACGACTGCTGCATTATCCCGCCCAATTCTTTCGCGCTGGCACGCACGGTGGAATATTTCCGTATTCCCCGCAGCATATTAACCGTGTGCTTGGGCAAATCTACCTATGCCCGCTGCGGCATTATCGTCAACGTTACCCCGTTCGAGCCGGAATGGGAAGGCTATGTTACGCTGGAATTTTCCAACACCACTCCTCTGCCCGCCAAAATCTATGCCGGCGAAGGCGTAGCGCAAGTGTTGTTTTTCGAAAGCGATGAAGTGTGCGAAACCTCGTATAAAGACCGTAACGGCAAATATATGGGGCAAACCGGCGTTACCCTGCCGAAAACCTGA
- a CDS encoding IS3 family transposase, with protein MKRHIRAACRQHKGRCGCRRITAAIRYAGMLANHKTISRLKAVSGRGGGTAVPMPSIARSKEAGNVVPLSCNAVSRRKSQMGNG; from the coding sequence TTGAAACGGCATATCCGTGCGGCTTGCCGGCAACACAAAGGACGCTGCGGCTGCCGCAGGATAACGGCGGCAATCCGCTATGCAGGGATGTTGGCCAACCACAAGACAATCAGCCGTCTGAAGGCGGTGTCGGGCCGGGGCGGCGGTACGGCGGTGCCAATGCCGTCCATCGCCCGTTCGAAAGAGGCCGGCAACGTTGTGCCGCTATCCTGCAACGCCGTTTCAAGGCGGAAAAGCCAAATGGGAAACGGGTAA
- a CDS encoding HLGFF motif protein encodes MHYFSIHTQEGDHLGFFIMLPDNESENPPQSGRFAVKLQSENLPPPTAAVRALAACQNAAAPLYWTLEKDHVALFDDNAALGRIRGEYLTLAGQTLLLNDLTGTL; translated from the coding sequence ATGCACTATTTCAGTATCCACACCCAAGAGGGTGATCATTTGGGCTTTTTTATCATGCTGCCCGACAATGAATCCGAAAACCCGCCGCAAAGCGGGCGTTTCGCCGTGAAGCTGCAAAGCGAAAACCTGCCGCCGCCGACCGCCGCCGTGCGCGCGCTTGCGGCCTGCCAAAACGCCGCAGCGCCGCTTTATTGGACGCTCGAAAAAGACCATGTCGCCCTGTTTGACGACAACGCCGCCCTCGGCCGCATACGCGGCGAATACCTCACTCTTGCCGGCCAAACGCTGCTGCTCAACGATTTAACGGGAACCCTGTGA
- the ppsA gene encoding phosphoenolpyruvate synthase — protein MAANYVIWFENLRMTDVESVGGKNASLGEMISRLTEKGVRVPGGFATTAEAYRAFLAHNGLSGRISAALAALDVEDVTELARVGKEIRRWILDTPFPAELDAAVEEAWNKMVADAGSSEISVAVRSSATAEDLPDASFAGQQETFLNINGLENVKEAMKHVFASLYNDRAISYRVHKGFAHDIVALSAGVQRMVRSDSGAAGVMFSIDTESGFDQVVFVTSSYGLGETVVQGAVNPDEFYVHKPTLKAGKPAILRKTMGSKLIKMTFTDQAQAGKSVQVVEVPEADRKAFSISDEEITELAKYALIIEEHYGRPMDIEWGRDGVDGKLYILQARPETVKSQEDGTRSLRRYSIGGQKKILCEGRAIGQKVGQGKVRLVRDISQMESVQAGDVLVTDMTDPDWEPVMKRASAIVTNRGGRTCHAAIIARELGIPAVVGSGDATSTLSDGQEVTVSCAEGDTGFIYEGLLDVEVTDIALDNMPKSPVKIMMNVGNPELAFSFSGLPNEGIGLARMEFIINRQIGIHPKALLEFDRQDAGLQEEIRERIAGYASPVDFYVDKIAEGVATLAASVYPRKVIVRMSDFKSNEYANLLGGSLYEPHEENPMLGFRGAARYVSDDFKECFALECRALKYVRDEMGLTNVEIMIPFVRTLGEAEAVVKALKENGLERGKNGLRLIMMCELPSNALLAEQFLQYFDGFSIGSNDMTQLTLGVDRDSGGAIAGTFDERNPAVKVMLHLAISACRKHNKYVGICGQGPSDHPDFAKWLVQEGIETISLNPDTVIETWLYLAKELNQ, from the coding sequence ATGGCTGCAAATTACGTGATTTGGTTTGAAAACCTGCGCATGACCGATGTGGAAAGCGTGGGCGGTAAAAATGCCTCTTTGGGCGAAATGATCAGCCGGCTTACCGAAAAAGGTGTGCGCGTGCCGGGCGGTTTTGCCACCACTGCCGAAGCCTACCGTGCTTTTTTGGCGCACAACGGCCTGAGCGGGCGTATTTCCGCCGCTTTGGCTGCTTTGGATGTAGAAGACGTTACCGAGCTTGCGCGTGTGGGCAAAGAAATCCGCCGGTGGATTTTAGACACGCCTTTTCCCGCAGAGCTGGATGCAGCCGTTGAAGAAGCCTGGAACAAAATGGTGGCCGATGCCGGCAGCAGTGAAATTTCGGTAGCGGTGCGCTCTTCGGCCACGGCCGAAGACCTGCCCGATGCTTCGTTTGCCGGGCAACAGGAAACCTTCTTAAACATCAACGGGCTGGAAAACGTTAAAGAAGCCATGAAACACGTTTTCGCTTCACTGTATAACGACCGCGCCATTTCCTACCGCGTGCACAAGGGTTTTGCGCACGACATCGTGGCTTTGTCGGCAGGTGTGCAGCGCATGGTGCGCTCCGACAGCGGTGCGGCCGGCGTGATGTTTTCTATCGACACCGAAAGCGGTTTCGACCAAGTGGTGTTTGTAACCTCTTCATACGGCCTCGGCGAAACCGTGGTGCAGGGTGCGGTGAATCCCGATGAATTTTATGTGCACAAACCTACACTGAAAGCCGGCAAGCCCGCCATTTTGCGCAAAACCATGGGTTCCAAGCTGATTAAAATGACCTTCACCGACCAGGCGCAGGCAGGCAAATCGGTGCAGGTGGTGGAGGTGCCCGAAGCCGACCGCAAAGCCTTTTCGATTTCCGATGAGGAAATCACCGAATTGGCCAAATATGCGCTGATTATTGAAGAACATTACGGCCGCCCGATGGATATCGAATGGGGACGCGATGGTGTGGACGGCAAACTTTATATTCTGCAGGCGCGCCCTGAAACCGTTAAATCGCAGGAAGACGGCACCCGCAGCCTGCGCCGCTACAGCATAGGCGGTCAAAAGAAAATCTTGTGCGAAGGCCGCGCCATCGGCCAGAAAGTCGGCCAGGGCAAAGTGCGCCTGGTGCGCGATATATCGCAGATGGAGAGCGTGCAGGCCGGCGATGTGCTGGTTACCGATATGACCGACCCCGATTGGGAGCCGGTGATGAAACGCGCTTCGGCCATTGTAACCAACCGTGGCGGCCGCACCTGCCACGCCGCCATTATTGCCCGCGAGTTGGGCATTCCCGCCGTAGTGGGCAGCGGCGATGCAACCTCAACCCTTTCAGACGGCCAGGAAGTAACCGTGTCTTGTGCAGAGGGCGACACAGGCTTTATTTATGAGGGCCTGCTGGATGTGGAAGTAACCGATATCGCTTTGGACAATATGCCCAAATCGCCGGTAAAAATCATGATGAATGTGGGCAATCCCGAGCTGGCATTCAGCTTCTCCGGCCTGCCCAACGAAGGCATCGGCTTGGCGCGGATGGAATTTATCATCAACCGCCAAATCGGCATCCACCCCAAAGCACTGCTTGAGTTTGACCGCCAAGATGCCGGCTTGCAGGAAGAAATCCGCGAGCGCATTGCCGGTTATGCTTCACCGGTGGATTTTTATGTGGACAAAATCGCCGAGGGCGTGGCCACGTTGGCGGCATCGGTTTACCCGCGCAAAGTGATAGTGCGCATGTCTGATTTCAAATCCAACGAGTATGCCAACCTGCTGGGCGGCAGCCTGTACGAGCCGCACGAAGAAAACCCGATGTTGGGCTTTCGCGGTGCCGCCCGCTATGTTTCAGACGATTTCAAAGAATGCTTTGCACTGGAATGCCGTGCGCTCAAATATGTGCGTGATGAAATGGGGCTGACCAATGTGGAAATCATGATTCCGTTCGTGCGCACCCTGGGCGAAGCCGAGGCCGTGGTGAAGGCATTGAAAGAAAACGGCTTGGAGCGGGGTAAAAACGGCCTGCGCCTGATTATGATGTGCGAGCTGCCGAGCAATGCCCTGCTGGCTGAGCAGTTTCTGCAATATTTCGATGGTTTCTCCATCGGCTCCAACGATATGACCCAGCTCACCCTGGGCGTGGACCGCGACAGCGGCGGTGCGATTGCCGGCACATTCGATGAGCGCAACCCTGCCGTGAAAGTGATGCTGCATCTGGCCATCTCGGCCTGCCGCAAACACAACAAATATGTCGGCATCTGCGGCCAAGGCCCGTCTGACCACCCCGATTTTGCCAAATGGCTGGTGCAGGAGGGCATTGAAACCATCTCGCTCAACCCCGACACCGTGATTGAAACCTGGCTGTATTTGGCGAAAGAATTGAACCAATAA